A window from Acidobacteriota bacterium encodes these proteins:
- a CDS encoding 6,7-dimethyl-8-ribityllumazine synthase: MRELAGSFDAKGLRFAIAVSRFNERVGSALLSGARDALERHGVEDGDVTVVRVPGAFEIPLALRWLAGREPRPDALIALGALVRGETPHFDHLAAAVTRGLERLAADTGLPVANAVLTCDTGEQALDRAGGKAGNKGFDAAMTAIEMARLFRRIRSG; encoded by the coding sequence GTGCGGGAACTCGCCGGGAGTTTCGACGCCAAGGGGCTCCGGTTCGCGATCGCCGTGTCGCGGTTCAATGAGCGCGTCGGGAGCGCCCTCCTGTCGGGCGCCCGGGACGCTCTCGAGCGGCACGGCGTGGAGGACGGCGACGTCACGGTGGTGCGCGTTCCCGGAGCGTTCGAGATCCCGTTGGCGCTGCGCTGGCTGGCGGGCCGGGAGCCGCGCCCCGACGCACTGATCGCCCTGGGAGCGCTGGTGCGAGGGGAGACGCCCCACTTCGACCACCTCGCCGCCGCCGTCACCCGGGGGCTCGAACGACTCGCGGCCGACACGGGGCTGCCGGTCGCCAACGCCGTTCTCACCTGCGACACGGGGGAGCAGGCGCTCGACCGGGCCGGGGGAAAGGCGGGCAACAAGGGATTCGACGCGGCGATGACGGCGATCGAGATGGCGCGCCTGTTCCGCCGGATCCGGTCCGGCTGA
- the nusB gene encoding transcription antitermination factor NusB has translation MGARRRGREAALRMLYQAELSGEPAEAVLRAYLNGGLSDRPLEPEARRFAERLFRGVDERRDELDALLRAGSAHWRLERMAVVDRNVLRLALFELLEERETPAAVILDEAVELAKLYGGEESGAFVNGVLDGIRRRLEAGELTRG, from the coding sequence GTGGGAGCCCGCCGCCGCGGCCGCGAAGCGGCTCTGAGGATGCTGTACCAGGCCGAGCTCTCCGGAGAGCCGGCCGAGGCGGTGCTGCGCGCCTATCTGAACGGGGGACTTTCCGACCGGCCGCTGGAGCCGGAGGCGAGGCGGTTCGCCGAGCGGCTGTTCCGGGGGGTGGACGAACGGCGGGACGAGCTCGACGCCCTGCTGCGCGCCGGTTCGGCCCATTGGCGGCTGGAGCGGATGGCGGTGGTGGACCGGAACGTCTTGAGGCTCGCCCTGTTCGAACTGCTCGAGGAGCGCGAGACCCCGGCGGCGGTGATCCTGGACGAGGCGGTCGAACTGGCCAAGCTGTACGGGGGCGAGGAGTCCGGGGCGTTCGTGAACGGGGTTCTCGACGGAATTCGCCGCCGGCTGGAGGCGGGCGAGCTGACGCGGGGCTGA
- a CDS encoding FHA domain-containing protein codes for MTRERRCPKCGGPLGPEGCRGECATRGSGRAKTVMVAAKPAAGRVATPEPAGEELARVPLPGGWEIVLDVVEGPDSGASFPVTRSRVLIGRGAVDISLKDRKVSRRHASLEVYGGNCVLLKDLGSTNGTYVNGQRVSAVELQDGDEIRVGSTRVTVTIAMPPAG; via the coding sequence ATGACGCGGGAGCGGCGATGCCCGAAGTGCGGCGGACCGCTCGGCCCGGAGGGGTGCCGCGGGGAGTGCGCCACCCGGGGCTCCGGCCGCGCCAAGACGGTGATGGTCGCGGCGAAGCCTGCGGCCGGTCGCGTGGCCACGCCCGAACCGGCCGGCGAGGAGCTCGCCCGGGTTCCGCTCCCGGGCGGCTGGGAAATCGTTCTCGACGTCGTCGAGGGTCCGGACTCCGGCGCGAGCTTCCCCGTGACGCGCTCCCGTGTCCTGATCGGGCGGGGTGCGGTCGACATCTCCCTCAAGGACCGCAAGGTCTCGCGACGGCACGCGAGCCTCGAGGTCTACGGGGGAAATTGCGTGCTGCTGAAGGATCTCGGCTCGACCAACGGAACCTACGTGAACGGACAGCGCGTCAGCGCCGTCGAGCTGCAGGACGGGGACGAGATCCGCGTGGGATCGACTCGGGTCACGGTGACGATCGCGATGCCCCCCGCCGGCTGA
- a CDS encoding thioredoxin domain-containing protein has protein sequence MPMRRRLRILLGLAAALAAAAAAAAPAAPQEAPRDEPAAVRWLPFAPPAFRRALAEDRLILLVLDVPWSPAPAEAERTLWGDPRVRAALAEGYVTVRERADLRPELARRYPAPGWPAATLLLPNGDPLYYEPQDKPPQRLAFGPMPAERLASLLSEAWAFYRTRREEAVSLARERAAAAAKGAVPEGGPLEDALVWSLRDHLKGQFDREHRYFGGPPRLPETDLVSFMLKVSAEVEQPYREMALAALDTLLEHLVDEDGGMYRMALGLDWENPQKEKLLDRNARLLETLALAYRVTGRRVYRDRGLALGRLLAEKFGMPQGAFAAALCPACPEGRDETVLSGPNGLAAAALIRAGAAFGDEGLVKRGLDAARFLLEHRYRKGRGVARAVVGGAAVPPSLLVLDDLAGAAWAFVSAYEVSGEARWLDAARDVARVALSNLKADGTGALADTLTDPRAPGPLRTPLFPLRPNAEMARALVRIFYHNGSKIYRDGAREILRAFAGDRVREHRDMPAFALAAYEYLQPAMFAHVVDPGPRARADALRRAALGVGYPFVLVHTWRLPDDREELLRVGLSITGEPSLALRLGMLRSRQIVDPAGVSALAFDLTEKVAKQKEAIRRQKHPETVEPPPKRRRGGGEP, from the coding sequence ATGCCGATGCGAAGACGGCTGCGGATCCTTCTTGGGCTCGCCGCCGCGCTGGCGGCGGCTGCCGCGGCCGCCGCGCCGGCGGCCCCCCAGGAGGCCCCGCGGGACGAGCCGGCGGCGGTGCGGTGGCTTCCCTTCGCCCCGCCCGCGTTCCGGCGTGCGCTCGCGGAAGACCGCCTGATCCTGCTCGTTCTCGACGTGCCCTGGTCGCCCGCGCCCGCCGAGGCCGAACGGACCCTCTGGGGCGACCCCCGAGTGCGCGCCGCGCTGGCGGAGGGTTACGTGACGGTCCGTGAGCGCGCCGACCTCCGTCCGGAGTTGGCGCGCCGCTATCCGGCGCCGGGGTGGCCGGCGGCGACGCTCCTGCTGCCGAACGGCGACCCGCTCTACTACGAGCCGCAAGACAAGCCGCCGCAGCGCCTGGCCTTCGGTCCGATGCCCGCGGAGAGGCTCGCCAGCCTGCTTTCGGAGGCCTGGGCCTTCTACCGCACGCGCCGCGAGGAGGCGGTTTCGCTCGCCCGGGAACGCGCCGCGGCCGCCGCGAAGGGGGCCGTGCCGGAGGGCGGTCCCCTCGAGGACGCCCTCGTCTGGTCGCTCCGCGATCACCTCAAGGGCCAGTTCGACCGCGAACACCGCTACTTCGGCGGGCCACCGCGCCTGCCGGAGACCGACCTCGTGTCGTTCATGCTCAAGGTCTCCGCCGAGGTCGAACAGCCCTACCGCGAGATGGCGCTCGCGGCGCTGGACACGCTGCTGGAGCACCTCGTCGACGAAGACGGCGGGATGTACCGGATGGCCCTCGGGCTGGACTGGGAGAATCCCCAGAAGGAGAAGCTGCTCGACCGGAACGCGCGGCTGCTCGAGACCTTGGCGTTGGCCTACCGCGTCACGGGACGACGGGTTTATCGCGACCGCGGCCTCGCGCTCGGCCGCCTGCTCGCGGAGAAGTTCGGGATGCCGCAGGGGGCCTTCGCGGCGGCCCTGTGCCCGGCCTGCCCCGAGGGGCGCGACGAGACGGTCCTTTCCGGGCCGAACGGCCTGGCCGCGGCGGCCCTGATCCGTGCCGGTGCGGCGTTCGGCGACGAAGGGCTCGTCAAGCGCGGTCTCGATGCCGCCCGGTTCCTGCTCGAGCACCGCTACAGGAAGGGCCGGGGCGTGGCCCGGGCGGTCGTCGGCGGGGCCGCCGTGCCTCCGAGCCTCCTGGTCCTCGACGACCTCGCGGGAGCCGCCTGGGCCTTCGTCTCCGCGTACGAGGTCTCCGGCGAGGCGCGCTGGCTCGACGCGGCGCGGGACGTGGCCCGGGTGGCGCTGAGCAACCTGAAGGCCGACGGGACGGGGGCGCTGGCCGACACCCTCACCGATCCCCGCGCCCCGGGACCGCTGCGGACGCCTCTGTTCCCCTTGCGGCCGAACGCGGAGATGGCCCGGGCGCTGGTGCGGATCTTCTACCACAACGGCAGCAAGATCTATCGCGACGGCGCGCGGGAGATCCTCCGCGCCTTCGCCGGTGATCGCGTGCGCGAGCACCGCGACATGCCGGCGTTCGCGCTGGCTGCCTACGAGTACCTTCAGCCGGCCATGTTCGCCCACGTGGTCGATCCCGGGCCCCGCGCGCGGGCCGATGCGCTGCGCCGGGCCGCGCTCGGGGTCGGTTACCCCTTCGTGCTGGTGCACACCTGGAGGCTGCCGGACGACCGGGAGGAACTGCTCCGCGTCGGACTGTCGATCACGGGCGAGCCGAGCCTGGCGCTCCGGCTCGGAATGCTCCGGTCCCGGCAAATCGTCGATCCGGCCGGCGTGTCGGCCCTCGCCTTCGACCTGACGGAGAAGGTGGCCAAGCAGAAGGAGGCGATCCGACGCCAGAAGCACCCGGAAACGGTGGAGCCGCCGCCGAAACGGCGCCGCGGAGGAGGCGAGCCGTGA
- the mtnP gene encoding S-methyl-5'-thioadenosine phosphorylase: MSGGARLGVLGGSGLYAFEELEDRREVELETPFGRPSDAIVLGRLRGIEVAFLARHGRTHRLLPTEINFRANIYAMKSLGVEAILSASAVGSLREEIRPLDVVVPDQFIDRTRHRADTFFGEGIAAHVSLSDPVCPALARAAADAAEAAGARVHRGGVYLCMEGPQFSTRAESELYRSWGASVIGMTNLQEARLAREAEICYATLALVTDYDCWKTDEPPVTVDAVVERLHRNAERARRAVAELAERLPSSGCSCRRALDGAIITPVSAIDARVRDRLAPILSRVLGGAGESA; encoded by the coding sequence GTGAGCGGGGGCGCTCGTCTCGGCGTGCTGGGAGGAAGCGGGCTTTACGCGTTCGAGGAGCTCGAAGACCGGCGCGAGGTGGAGCTCGAGACGCCCTTCGGGCGGCCCAGCGACGCGATCGTTCTCGGACGGCTCCGGGGGATCGAGGTGGCCTTCCTGGCGCGGCACGGGCGGACGCACCGCCTGCTTCCCACGGAAATCAACTTCCGCGCCAACATCTACGCCATGAAGTCGCTGGGGGTGGAGGCGATCCTTTCCGCTTCGGCGGTGGGTTCGCTCAGAGAGGAGATCCGCCCTCTCGACGTCGTCGTTCCGGACCAGTTCATCGACCGGACGCGCCACCGGGCGGACACCTTCTTCGGCGAGGGGATCGCGGCGCACGTGTCGCTTTCGGATCCCGTTTGCCCGGCGCTCGCCCGGGCGGCCGCCGACGCCGCGGAGGCCGCGGGGGCGAGGGTCCACCGGGGAGGCGTGTACCTGTGCATGGAGGGTCCCCAGTTCTCGACGCGTGCCGAGTCGGAGCTGTACCGGTCATGGGGCGCGTCGGTGATCGGCATGACGAACCTGCAAGAGGCGCGGCTCGCGCGCGAGGCGGAGATCTGCTACGCGACGCTCGCCCTCGTCACCGACTACGACTGCTGGAAAACGGACGAGCCGCCGGTGACCGTCGATGCGGTGGTCGAGCGCCTGCACCGGAACGCCGAGCGGGCGCGCCGGGCGGTGGCGGAGCTGGCGGAGCGGCTGCCCTCCTCCGGGTGCAGCTGCCGGCGCGCCCTCGACGGCGCGATCATCACGCCGGTGTCCGCGATCGACGCGCGCGTGAGGGACCGGCTCGCCCCGATCCTCTCCCGTGTCCTCGGAGGGGCAGGGGAGTCCGCGTGA
- the mce gene encoding methylmalonyl-CoA epimerase codes for MNGLDHIGVAVRDPARRSRFWSELLGLALERVEEVPEEGVRTWFLESGGLHVELLEPLGEDTPVGRHLSRRGEGLHHVCLGVGDIEAMAARLSDAGIVPIGGVRDGARGARVAFLHPKDTGGVLIELSERPDRGDSDRLPAVAVGDVVVACLKEPRERLLGILCRLDETGVVLDAIPVDAWEDWVAQWRRGGNGPLAPTLQFVPMGRLERLLADRDQPALGSFERRFRERTGRSLRASFGRSGGEP; via the coding sequence GTGAACGGGCTCGACCACATCGGGGTGGCCGTCCGGGACCCGGCGCGGAGGAGCCGGTTCTGGTCGGAGCTCCTCGGGCTGGCCCTCGAGCGCGTCGAGGAGGTCCCGGAGGAGGGCGTGCGCACCTGGTTCCTCGAGTCCGGAGGCCTCCACGTGGAGCTGCTCGAGCCGCTCGGCGAGGACACCCCGGTGGGGCGTCATCTGAGCCGCCGGGGCGAGGGGCTGCACCACGTCTGCCTGGGAGTGGGCGACATCGAGGCGATGGCGGCCAGGCTGTCCGATGCGGGGATCGTTCCCATCGGGGGAGTGCGCGACGGGGCGCGCGGCGCCCGGGTGGCGTTCCTCCACCCGAAGGACACCGGCGGGGTCCTGATCGAACTCTCCGAGCGTCCGGATCGCGGCGATTCGGACCGCCTCCCGGCGGTGGCGGTCGGCGACGTGGTGGTGGCCTGCCTCAAGGAACCGAGGGAGCGGTTGCTGGGGATCCTTTGCCGCCTCGACGAGACCGGTGTGGTGCTGGACGCCATCCCGGTGGACGCGTGGGAGGATTGGGTCGCGCAGTGGCGGCGGGGCGGGAACGGGCCGCTGGCACCCACCCTGCAGTTCGTGCCGATGGGGCGGCTGGAACGGCTTCTCGCCGATCGGGACCAGCCGGCCCTCGGCTCCTTCGAACGCCGCTTCCGCGAGCGGACGGGCCGCTCCCTGCGCGCGTCGTTCGGAAGATCGGGGGGCGAACCATGA